The Streptomyces sp. DH-12 genome has a window encoding:
- a CDS encoding sugar-binding domain-containing protein: MNSSEEIAVSGMSAGRSAMRMGPAELVQAAAMARRFYLEGKSKIQIAEEFGVSRFKVARVLETALERDLVRIEIRVPAELDAERSDALRARYGLRHAVVVESPAEAEETPDPENLGEVAADLLGELVNEGDVLGLAWGRSTIHMAAALDRLPPCTVVQLTGVYDAGTAERGSVEAVRRAAQVSGGDAHPIYAPMLLPDAATAEALRHQTGIARAFEYFDKVTVACVSIGSWEPGISTVHDMLSDEERAHYASLGVAAEMSAHLFDAEGRRIGRDLGERCITVKTDQLRRVPEVVAIAGGQRKGPAIDAVLRSGLVTSLVTDTSAADYLMTAGPAPRSALNRADPDGP, from the coding sequence GTGAACAGCAGTGAGGAGATCGCCGTGTCGGGTATGTCGGCGGGCCGGTCAGCCATGCGGATGGGACCCGCTGAGCTGGTGCAGGCGGCGGCCATGGCCCGCCGCTTCTACCTCGAGGGAAAGTCCAAGATCCAGATCGCCGAGGAGTTCGGCGTCAGCCGCTTCAAGGTGGCCAGGGTCCTGGAGACCGCCCTCGAGCGGGATCTGGTACGCATCGAGATCCGCGTACCCGCCGAGCTGGACGCCGAGCGCTCGGACGCGCTCCGCGCCCGCTACGGCCTGCGGCACGCCGTCGTGGTCGAGTCCCCGGCCGAGGCCGAGGAGACGCCCGACCCCGAGAACCTGGGAGAGGTGGCCGCCGACCTGCTCGGCGAGCTGGTCAACGAAGGGGACGTGCTGGGCCTCGCCTGGGGGCGTTCCACCATCCACATGGCGGCGGCCCTGGACCGGCTGCCGCCCTGCACGGTCGTCCAGCTGACCGGCGTGTACGACGCGGGCACGGCGGAACGCGGCTCGGTCGAGGCCGTGCGCCGCGCCGCGCAGGTGTCGGGCGGCGACGCCCACCCCATCTACGCGCCGATGCTGCTGCCGGACGCCGCCACCGCGGAGGCGCTGCGCCACCAGACGGGCATCGCGCGGGCCTTCGAGTACTTCGACAAGGTCACCGTCGCCTGTGTGTCCATCGGCTCCTGGGAGCCGGGCATCTCCACGGTGCACGACATGCTCAGCGACGAGGAGCGGGCGCACTACGCCTCCCTCGGCGTCGCCGCCGAGATGTCCGCGCACCTCTTCGACGCCGAGGGCCGCCGGATCGGCCGCGACCTGGGCGAGCGGTGCATCACTGTCAAGACCGACCAGCTGCGCAGGGTGCCCGAGGTCGTCGCCATCGCCGGCGGACAGCGCAAGGGGCCGGCGATCGACGCGGTGCTGCGCTCCGGCCTCGTCACCAGTCTGGTGACCGACACCTCGGCCGCCGACTACCTGATGACCGCCGGACCCGCCCCGCGCTCCGCCCTCAACCGCGCGGACCCCGACGGCCCCTGA
- a CDS encoding GuaB1 family IMP dehydrogenase-related protein: MRFLNDIQPPYDLTYDDVFMVPSRSAVGSRQGVDLSSPDGTGTTIPLVVANMTAIAGRRMAETVARRGGLVVIPQDIPIEVVAEVVSWVKDRHLVLDTPIVLAPHQTVADALSLLPKRAHNAGVVVDEEHRPVGVVTDTDLTGVDRFTQLDEVMSKDLILLDADRDPREAFHTLDGANRRYAPAVDRDGRLAGILTRKGALRATLYTPATDDRGRLRIAAAVGINGDVAGKAKQLLEAGVDTLVIDTAHGHQESMINAVRLVRGLDPQVPVVAGNIVSAEGVRDLVEAGADIVKVGVGPGAMCTTRMMTGVGRPQFSAVLECAAEAKKYGKHVWADGGVRHPRDVAMALAAGASNVMIGSWFAGTHESPGDLQHDANGRPYKESFGMASARAVRNRTSEESAYDRARKALFEEGISTSRMFLDPERPGVEDLIDSIVAGVRSSCTYAGAATLEEFAEKAVVGVQSAAGYAEGKPLHASWN, from the coding sequence GTGCGTTTCCTCAACGACATCCAGCCCCCGTACGACCTGACGTACGACGACGTCTTCATGGTGCCGAGCCGCTCCGCGGTCGGCTCGCGGCAGGGTGTCGACCTCAGCTCGCCCGACGGCACCGGCACCACCATCCCGCTCGTCGTCGCCAACATGACCGCCATCGCCGGCCGTCGCATGGCCGAGACGGTCGCCCGGCGCGGCGGACTGGTCGTCATCCCGCAGGACATCCCGATCGAGGTCGTCGCCGAGGTCGTCTCCTGGGTGAAGGACCGCCACCTGGTGCTGGACACCCCGATCGTGCTGGCCCCGCACCAGACCGTCGCCGACGCGCTGTCCCTGCTGCCCAAGCGGGCGCACAACGCGGGCGTGGTCGTCGACGAGGAGCACCGGCCGGTCGGCGTGGTCACCGACACCGACCTGACCGGCGTGGACCGCTTCACCCAGCTCGACGAGGTCATGTCCAAGGACCTGATCCTCCTCGACGCCGACAGGGACCCGCGCGAGGCCTTCCACACCCTCGACGGCGCCAACCGCCGCTACGCGCCCGCCGTGGACCGCGACGGCCGCCTCGCGGGCATCCTCACCCGCAAGGGCGCCTTGCGCGCCACCCTGTACACGCCGGCCACCGACGACCGGGGGCGGCTGCGCATCGCCGCCGCCGTCGGGATCAACGGCGACGTGGCCGGCAAGGCCAAACAGCTCCTGGAGGCGGGCGTCGACACCCTCGTCATCGACACCGCGCACGGCCACCAGGAGTCGATGATCAACGCCGTGCGGCTGGTGCGCGGGCTCGACCCGCAGGTCCCGGTCGTCGCCGGCAACATCGTCTCCGCCGAGGGCGTCCGCGACCTCGTCGAGGCCGGCGCGGACATCGTCAAGGTCGGTGTCGGCCCCGGCGCCATGTGCACCACCCGGATGATGACCGGCGTCGGCCGGCCGCAGTTCTCCGCCGTGCTGGAGTGCGCCGCCGAGGCGAAGAAGTACGGCAAGCACGTCTGGGCCGACGGCGGTGTCCGCCATCCGCGCGACGTGGCCATGGCCCTCGCGGCCGGCGCGTCGAACGTGATGATCGGCTCGTGGTTCGCCGGTACCCACGAGTCCCCGGGCGACCTCCAGCACGACGCGAACGGCCGCCCCTACAAGGAGTCCTTCGGCATGGCGTCCGCCCGTGCCGTGCGCAACCGCACCTCTGAGGAGTCCGCCTACGACCGCGCCCGCAAGGCGCTGTTCGAGGAGGGCATCTCCACCTCCCGCATGTTCCTCGACCCGGAGCGCCCCGGCGTCGAGGACCTGATCGACTCGATCGTCGCGGGCGTCCGCTCCTCCTGCACCTACGCCGGCGCCGCCACGCTGGAGGAGTTCGCCGAGAAGGCCGTCGTCGGCGTCCAGAGCGCGGCCGGCTACGCGGAGGGCAAGCCGCTGCACGCCAGCTGGAACTGA
- a CDS encoding amino acid permease translates to MLDHGAPPHNGGPAAPQLQGTGMRLMRRKPVERLVAEGGQGEGGTLRRSLGLWQLTMISIGATLGTGIFVVLGEAVPKAGPAVTLSFVIAGLTALFSALSYAELAGTIPVSGSSYSYAYATMGELIAWVCGWCLMLEYGVSVAAVAVGWGEYLNELLDGTIGVTLPAALSAPPGDGGVFNLPALIVVLLAMAFLLGGARESARANTVMVVVKMGALVLFCAIGVQGFRSGNYENFMPLGMAGVSAAGATLFFSYIGFDAASTAGEEAKNAQRDLPRAILLSLAIITALYVLVAAVAVGAKPWRQFTDSEAALAQIMREVTGQSFWGTLLAFCAVIAIASVVLTVLYGQTRILFAMSRDGLVPKVFARVSPRTGTPRANTLIVSLFCGVLAAAVPLGQLADATSIGTLFAFALVNVAVVVLRRSRPDMPRSFRVPLSPLLPALGFGFCLWMMGSLSTVTWIVFGVWMAVGLVFYFLYGYRRSRLAAPATPEAK, encoded by the coding sequence GTGCTCGACCATGGCGCACCCCCGCACAACGGCGGCCCCGCCGCCCCGCAGCTCCAGGGCACGGGCATGCGTCTGATGCGCCGCAAGCCCGTGGAACGCCTGGTCGCCGAGGGTGGCCAGGGTGAGGGCGGCACCCTGCGCCGCTCCCTCGGACTGTGGCAGCTGACCATGATCAGCATCGGCGCCACCCTCGGCACGGGCATCTTCGTCGTCCTCGGCGAGGCCGTGCCGAAGGCCGGGCCCGCGGTCACGCTGTCCTTCGTCATCGCCGGTCTGACGGCCCTCTTCTCCGCTCTCTCCTACGCGGAGCTGGCCGGCACCATCCCGGTCTCCGGCTCCTCCTACTCGTATGCGTACGCAACGATGGGTGAACTGATCGCCTGGGTCTGCGGCTGGTGCCTGATGCTGGAGTACGGCGTCTCGGTGGCCGCCGTCGCCGTCGGCTGGGGCGAGTACCTCAACGAACTCCTCGACGGCACCATCGGCGTCACCCTGCCCGCCGCGCTCTCCGCCCCGCCCGGCGACGGCGGCGTCTTCAACCTGCCGGCGCTGATCGTCGTGCTGCTGGCCATGGCGTTCCTGCTGGGCGGCGCCCGCGAGTCCGCCCGCGCCAACACCGTGATGGTCGTCGTCAAGATGGGCGCCCTGGTGCTGTTCTGCGCCATCGGCGTCCAGGGCTTCCGCTCCGGCAACTACGAGAACTTCATGCCGCTCGGCATGGCCGGCGTCAGCGCCGCCGGAGCCACCCTGTTCTTCTCCTACATCGGCTTCGACGCCGCCTCCACCGCCGGCGAGGAGGCGAAGAACGCCCAGCGCGACCTGCCCCGCGCCATCCTGCTGTCCCTCGCCATCATCACCGCGCTGTACGTCCTGGTCGCCGCCGTCGCCGTGGGCGCCAAGCCGTGGCGGCAGTTCACCGACTCCGAGGCCGCCCTCGCCCAGATCATGCGCGAGGTCACCGGCCAGAGCTTCTGGGGCACCCTGCTGGCGTTCTGCGCCGTCATCGCCATCGCCAGCGTCGTGCTCACCGTGCTCTACGGCCAGACCCGCATCCTGTTCGCCATGTCCCGCGACGGGCTGGTGCCCAAGGTGTTCGCCAGGGTCAGCCCGCGCACCGGCACCCCCCGCGCCAACACCCTGATCGTCTCCCTGTTCTGCGGTGTGCTCGCCGCCGCCGTCCCGCTCGGCCAGCTCGCCGACGCCACCAGCATCGGCACCCTCTTCGCCTTCGCGCTGGTCAACGTCGCCGTGGTGGTGCTGCGCCGCAGCCGCCCCGACATGCCGCGCTCCTTCCGGGTCCCGCTGTCCCCGCTGCTGCCCGCCCTCGGCTTCGGCTTCTGCCTGTGGATGATGGGCAGCCTGTCCACCGTCACCTGGATCGTCTTCGGTGTCTGGATGGCCGTCGGGCTCGTGTTCTACTTCCTCTACGGCTACCGCCGCTCCCGGCTCGCCGCCCCCGCCACACCAGAAGCGAAGTGA
- a CDS encoding Lrp/AsnC family transcriptional regulator, producing MLNDLDERIVHALAEDARRSFADIGQLVGLSAPAVKRRVDRLRATGAITGFTVRVDPAALGWETEGFVEIYCRSNTSPETIQRGLERYQEVVAASTVTGDADAVAQVFASDMRHFERVLERIAGEPFVERTKSVLVLSPLLRRFSSGSPG from the coding sequence GTGCTGAACGATCTCGACGAACGCATCGTGCACGCCCTCGCCGAGGACGCCCGCCGCTCCTTCGCGGACATCGGCCAGCTCGTCGGCCTCTCCGCGCCCGCCGTCAAACGGCGCGTGGACCGGCTGCGCGCGACCGGGGCCATCACCGGATTCACCGTACGGGTGGACCCCGCCGCCCTGGGCTGGGAGACGGAGGGGTTCGTCGAGATCTACTGCCGCAGCAACACGTCCCCGGAGACCATCCAGCGGGGTCTGGAGCGGTACCAGGAGGTCGTCGCCGCCTCCACCGTGACCGGGGACGCGGACGCCGTCGCCCAGGTCTTCGCCTCCGACATGCGGCACTTCGAACGGGTGCTGGAGCGCATCGCCGGTGAGCCGTTCGTCGAGCGGACCAAGTCCGTGCTGGTGCTGTCGCCGCTGCTGCGCCGGTTCTCGTCCGGCTCGCCCGGGTGA
- a CDS encoding carbon-nitrogen hydrolase family protein, whose translation MRTALFQSSGHPGSVAENLKALDDAAARAAAAGATLLVTSELFLTGYAIGDDLGRLAEPADGDAADAVAETAGRHGLAVAYGYPERAGGTVYNSVQLVAPDGTRLANYRKTHLYGCFEHDHFTPGVDTVVQAELNGLTVGLVICYDVEFPENVRAHALAGTDLLLAPTALLHPYQFVAESVVPVRAFESQLYIAYVNRAGREGAFEFVGLSALAGPDGLVRARAGRGEELLLADADPVLLAASREDNPYLRDRRPGLYRSLV comes from the coding sequence ATGCGCACCGCCCTGTTCCAGAGCTCCGGCCACCCCGGCTCCGTGGCCGAGAACCTCAAGGCTCTCGACGACGCGGCCGCCCGCGCCGCGGCCGCGGGCGCCACGCTGCTCGTGACCTCCGAGCTGTTCCTCACGGGATACGCCATCGGCGACGACCTGGGCCGCCTCGCCGAGCCCGCCGACGGCGACGCGGCCGACGCGGTCGCCGAGACCGCCGGCCGTCACGGCCTCGCCGTCGCCTACGGCTACCCCGAGCGCGCCGGCGGCACGGTGTACAACTCCGTCCAGCTCGTCGCCCCCGACGGCACCCGTCTCGCGAACTACCGCAAGACCCACCTCTACGGCTGCTTCGAGCACGACCACTTCACCCCGGGCGTGGACACGGTCGTGCAGGCCGAGCTGAACGGCCTCACCGTCGGCCTGGTGATCTGCTACGACGTGGAGTTCCCGGAGAACGTCCGCGCCCACGCCCTCGCCGGCACCGACCTGCTGCTGGCGCCCACGGCCCTGCTGCACCCGTACCAGTTCGTCGCCGAGTCCGTGGTGCCCGTGCGGGCCTTCGAGAGCCAGCTGTACATCGCGTACGTCAACCGGGCCGGCCGGGAAGGCGCGTTCGAGTTCGTGGGGCTGTCCGCGCTGGCCGGGCCCGACGGGCTCGTCCGCGCCCGCGCCGGCCGCGGCGAGGAACTGCTCCTCGCCGATGCCGACCCGGTGCTTCTCGCCGCGTCCCGCGAGGACAACCCGTATCTGCGGGACCGCCGGCCCGGTCTCTACCGGTCCCTCGTCTGA
- the rpe gene encoding ribulose-phosphate 3-epimerase, which yields MAPQISPSILSADFARLAEEAKAVEGADWLHVDVMDNHFVPNLTLGVPVVESLARATDTPLDCHLMIEAPDRWAPQYVEAGAGSVTFHVEAATAPVRLAREIRAKGARASMALRPATPVEPYEDLLPELDMLLIMTVEPGFGGQAFLDIMLPKIRRTRELISKHGLELWLQVDGGVSASTIEQCADAGADVFVAGSAVYGAADPAEAVRALRRQAEAATAKASWPSDH from the coding sequence ATGGCCCCGCAGATCAGTCCCAGCATCCTGTCCGCCGACTTCGCCCGGCTCGCCGAGGAGGCGAAGGCCGTGGAGGGAGCCGACTGGCTCCACGTCGACGTGATGGACAACCACTTCGTGCCGAACCTGACGCTCGGCGTGCCGGTCGTGGAGTCGCTCGCCCGTGCCACGGACACGCCGCTGGACTGTCATCTGATGATCGAGGCGCCCGACCGCTGGGCGCCGCAGTACGTGGAGGCGGGGGCGGGCTCCGTCACCTTCCACGTGGAGGCGGCCACCGCGCCCGTCCGGCTCGCCCGGGAGATCCGCGCCAAGGGCGCCCGCGCCTCGATGGCGCTGCGGCCGGCGACGCCGGTCGAGCCGTACGAGGATCTGCTGCCCGAGCTGGACATGCTGCTGATCATGACGGTTGAACCGGGCTTCGGCGGGCAGGCGTTCCTCGACATCATGCTGCCGAAGATCCGCCGCACCCGTGAGCTGATCAGCAAGCACGGTCTGGAGCTGTGGCTGCAGGTCGACGGCGGTGTGTCGGCCTCGACCATCGAGCAGTGCGCCGACGCCGGCGCGGACGTCTTCGTCGCGGGTTCCGCCGTGTACGGCGCGGCGGACCCGGCCGAGGCGGTCCGTGCCCTGCGCAGGCAGGCGGAGGCGGCGACGGCCAAGGCGTCGTGGCCGTCTGACCACTGA
- a CDS encoding MFS transporter, whose product MTLTPTRVGDVRVRRLTTTLYGYSFLEEFVLLYPVYALLFSDAGLSVWQISSLFALWSVTAVLLEVPSGAWADAVSRRLLLWAGPLLTGAGFALWVLVPSYAAFAVGFVLWGIGGALSSGALEALVYDELEQAGAADRFARVLGRARAAGLVAVMAAMGLAGPVLAWGGHAAVGAASVLVCLLTSVTALRFPEHRVAGAVRRGWAATLRAGLGEARRDRSVRGALLLVPAVAAVWGALDEYTPLLVRETGVADTTVPGLLLVIWGGATAGSLLAGEGERFGTTGLALLLGGGGIALAVGTVAGTVPGLLLVAVAFGAFQAATVLAEARLQHRIEDTGRATLTSVAGLGTELVTVAVFAGYATVASGHAHSTAFAVSAVPYVVLAVGLVAVRRRRAA is encoded by the coding sequence ATGACTCTCACGCCCACGCGTGTCGGCGACGTGCGCGTGCGTCGGCTGACGACCACGCTGTACGGCTACTCGTTCCTCGAGGAATTCGTTCTGCTGTACCCGGTGTACGCGCTGCTGTTCAGCGACGCCGGGCTGTCCGTGTGGCAGATCTCGTCCCTGTTCGCCCTGTGGTCCGTCACGGCCGTGCTGCTGGAGGTTCCGTCCGGGGCGTGGGCCGACGCGGTCTCGCGGCGCCTGCTGCTGTGGGCCGGTCCGCTGCTGACGGGTGCCGGGTTCGCCCTGTGGGTGCTCGTGCCGTCGTACGCCGCCTTCGCGGTGGGGTTCGTGCTGTGGGGGATCGGCGGGGCGCTGAGCTCCGGGGCGCTGGAGGCGCTCGTCTACGACGAACTGGAGCAGGCCGGTGCCGCGGACCGGTTCGCCCGGGTGCTGGGGCGGGCGCGGGCGGCGGGGCTGGTCGCCGTGATGGCGGCGATGGGGCTGGCCGGGCCGGTGCTGGCGTGGGGCGGACATGCCGCTGTGGGGGCGGCGAGTGTGCTGGTGTGCCTGCTGACCTCGGTCACCGCGTTGCGCTTCCCCGAGCATCGGGTGGCGGGGGCTGTGCGGCGGGGGTGGGCCGCGACCCTGCGGGCCGGGCTGGGCGAGGCTCGGCGTGACCGGTCCGTGCGGGGCGCTCTGCTGCTGGTGCCGGCGGTGGCGGCGGTGTGGGGCGCGTTGGACGAGTACACGCCGCTGCTGGTGCGGGAGACGGGGGTCGCGGACACGACGGTGCCTGGGCTGTTGCTGGTGATCTGGGGCGGTGCGACCGCGGGGAGCCTGCTGGCGGGGGAGGGGGAGCGGTTCGGTACGACCGGGCTGGCGCTGCTGCTGGGCGGGGGCGGGATCGCCCTGGCGGTGGGGACCGTGGCCGGGACCGTGCCGGGGCTGCTGCTGGTCGCTGTCGCGTTCGGCGCGTTCCAGGCGGCGACGGTGCTGGCCGAGGCACGCCTGCAGCACCGGATCGAGGACACGGGGCGGGCGACGCTGACGTCGGTCGCCGGCCTGGGGACGGAGCTGGTGACGGTGGCGGTCTTCGCGGGGTACGCGACGGTCGCCTCGGGCCACGCCCACAGCACGGCGTTCGCGGTGTCGGCGGTGCCGTACGTGGTGCTGGCGGTGGGGCTGGTCGCGGTGCGGAGGCGGCGGGCGGCGTAG